A single Colias croceus chromosome 10, ilColCroc2.1 DNA region contains:
- the LOC123694930 gene encoding tRNA (guanine(10)-N2)-methyltransferase homolog, with protein MSRRYLMWFAHEHLDFRHAEMHSILSLLNINIKFIEKPSIDKPYWIVELPSESCVKKIASRSVLLKNCIELWSRAKSETRLHENLKSAVKNISGQWIVPTSNEDVSDTHICPSELLEACSGKENSFKIDVETFCKHFTMKEKVDKIETFSYLPLEGPVKLKNPDITLSYIEFYGVDPNNVPEQPCDLFFGRWVADGQRDLIQTHSLKKRQFIGNTSMDAQLSIIMANQAQVANGDLVLDPFVGSGSLLVAAAHFGGYVWGSDIDFMMLHARTRPTRVGQKVRHKEESIKGNMKQYGIQSRYLDVAVSDFSLPMWRDDLKFDAILTDPPYGVREPTEKIGIERDNYSLLEEHLDNHIPSKVEYGLPHIYSDLLNFAAKHLRIGRRLVCWYPLVREEYREDQLPSHPCLELVANSQQVLSKLTARRLLTYQKISDEIPNMPHDPNAGAHNFRDKYFAVGEISRREKKERRAEEIANSAIYIKAKQEKSLKE; from the exons ATGTCACGACGATATTTAATGTGGTTTGCACACGAACATTTAGATTTTCGTCATGCT GAAATGCACAGTATTCTGTCCTTGTTGAATATAAACATAAAGTTCATTGAAAAACCGTCGATAGATAAACCATATTGGATAGTAGAACTACCATCGGAGTCTTGTGTGAAAAAAATAGCATCGAGGTCAGTTTTGTTAAAGAATTGCATAGAATTATGGTCACGAGCCAAAAGTGAAACAAGATTACACGAAAACCTTAAAAGTGCTGTGAAAAATATATCGGGACAGTGGATAGTCCCAACTTCGAATGAAGATGTCAGTGATACTCATATTTGTCCAAGTGAGCTCCTAGAAGCTTGCAGTGGGAAAGAAAATTCTTTCAAGATAGATGTAGAAACATTTTGTAAGCATTTTACTATGAAAGAAAAAGTTGATAAGATAGag ACATTCAGTTATTTACCACTAGAAGGGCCAGTGAAGCTTAAAAATCCTGACATCACACTCTCCTATATTGAGTTCTATGGAGTGGATCCAAATAATGTACCAGAGCAACCTTGTGACTTATTTTTTGGAAGATGG GTAGCAGATGGTCAAAGAGATCTCATACAAACACATTCATTGAAGAAGAGACAGTTTATTGGAAACACAAGTATGGATGCTCAGTTGTCAATCATCATGGCAAACCAGGCTCAAGTGGCAAATGGTGATCTTGTGTTGGACCCGTTTGTTGGCTCTGGCTCTTTGTTAGTTGCTGCTGCACATTTTGGAG gATATGTATGGGGCTCAGATATTGATTTTATGATGTTACACGCCAGAACAAGGCCGACGAGAGTTGGGCAAAAG GTGCGACACAAAGAAGAAAGTATAAAAGGAAACATGAAACAATATGGAATCCAGTCGCGGTACTTGGATGTTGCAGTCAGTGACTTTTCTTTACCTATGTGGAGAGATGATTTAAAATTCGACGCTATACTAACTGATC CTCCATATGGTGTACGAGAGCCAACAGAAAAGATAGGGATAGAAAGAGACAACTATTCGTTGTTAGAAGAGCACTTAGATAATCACATACCTTCCAAAGTCGAATATGGCCTACCACATATTTACAGTGACTTGTTGAACTTTGCTGCTAAGCATTTGAGGATTGGCAGGCGGCTTGTGTGTTGGTACCCTTTGGTTAg AGAAGAGTACCGCGAAGACCAGCTACCATCGCATCCATGTCTAGAACTGGTAGCTAATTCTCAGCAAGTACTGTCCAAACTAACCGCGAGGAGACTGCTCACTTACCAGAAGATCAGTGACGAAATACCCAACATGCCGCACGATCCTAATGCTGGAGCGCATAATTTTAG AGATAAATACTTTGCTGTTGGTGAAATATCAAGGCGGGAAAAGAAAGAGAGGCGTGCGGAAGAAATAGCCAACAGCGCTATCTACATCAAAGCAAAACAAGAGAAGagtttaaaagaataa
- the LOC123694944 gene encoding esterase AAEL000016, whose protein sequence is MSEINSNSNQSPPTNNKEDRRKLKILAFHGYRQNGTVFKSKIGSFRKVVSKYAQLVFISAPHKVLVEEGGGDEDARSWWFNAEDNTYSGKCLGGPAIGFEDTLRLIEDVVKEYGPFDGFMGFSQGACLVGLLAAMQQKGYLPYTFKFAIFVSGFRSGSLVHKGFYDEDINLPSLHVYGESDSIIPKEMSESLINLFVKPIIAEHSGGHYVACSGSIKDAYLDFLYMVDPNQDIVEKPEEEKRP, encoded by the exons ATGTctgaaataaattcaaattctaaCCAATCTCCGCCGACAAATAATAAAGAAGACaggagaaaattaaaaatcctCGCTTTTCATGGATACAGACAAAACGGCACTGTGTTTAAATCGAAAATTGGATCGTTTCGTAAAGTTGTATCGAAATATGCTCAATTGGTATTCATTTCCGCGCCACACAAAGTTTTAGTTGAAGAAGGAGGTGGCGATGAAG atgcGAGATCATGGTGGTTCAACGCggaagataatacatacagtGGTAAATGCTTGGGAGGTCCTGCCATTGGTTTTGAGGATACATTACGGTTAATTGAAGATGTGGTGAAGGAGTATGGTCCTTTTGATGGATTCATGGGTTTTTCACAAGGCGCATGCCTTGTAGGGTTGTTAGCTGCTATGCAGCAAAAGGGGT ATTTACCATACACATTTAAATTTGCAATATTTGTATCAGGATTCCGATCTGGTAGTTTAGTTCACAAGGGTTTCTATGATGAGGACATAAATTTACCATCTTTACATGTTTATGGTGAAAGTGATTCCATTATTCCTAAAG aaatgAGTGAGTCCCTCATAAATCTATTTGTTAAGCCTATTATTGCTGAACACTCTGGGGGACACTATGTGGCATGTTCTGGCTCTATAAAGGATGCATATTTGGATTTCTTATACATGGTAGACCCTAACCAAGATATAGTAGAAAAGCCAGAAGAGGAGAAGAGACCCTAG
- the LOC123694914 gene encoding DNA replication licensing factor Mcm3 isoform X1 produces the protein MEDGDFDQRLRDLQREYLEFLDDEEDQGVYMERVKQMIGEKSKRLNVNINDLRRKNPDRAKNLLDNAFEEQIAFQRALKEYVSSIDPTYAKEQEEFFVAFSGSFGTKHVTPRSLTSRYLGNLICVEGIVTRVSLVRPKVVRSVHYCPATKKVMERKYTDLTSFEAFPTTAIYPTKDDEGNPLETEYGLSRYKDHQTLTVQEMPEKAPAGQLPRSVDVVCDDDLVDMCKPGDRVQIVGNYRCLPSKQGSFTAGTFRTILIANNVTQINKEMNLNITLEDIKLCKRLAKRTNADMFELLSKSLAPSIHGHDFIKKAILCQLLGGMEKILPNGTRLRGDINILLIGDPSVAKSQLLRYVLMTAPRAITTTGRGSSGVGLTAAVTTDPETGDRRLEAGAMVLADRGVVCIDEFDKMSDIDRTAIHEVMEQGRVTIAKAGVHAALNARCSVLAAANPVYGRYDQYKTPMENIGLQDSLLSRFDLLFVMLDIADADHDNMISEHVLRMHRYRNPKEQDGEVLPMGSSVDMLSTENPDNDDVEDSTDSIYEKYDPLLHGRTRNKKDQYFSTKFMKKYLHIAKLMKPKLTQEASDAIADEYTKLRNQDMMESDVARTQPVTARTLETLIRLATAHAKCRLSFQITELDALCAIELVHFAYFKRVLTKEKRRKRRASSGDEASDNETTPSQPRPKRSRRTQKDGEADPYEFSSDEEAETVLRRAHTARQPDAEPKKKPSQTTVIETNRLTEFKSALQQLFREERANSLPLERITMYVNEKYSHAIFSSGEITAALERMTQDNQVMMADDIVFLI, from the exons ATGGAAGACGGTGATTTTGATCAGCGATTAAGAGATTTACAAAGAGAATATTTGGAGTTTTTAGATGATGAG GAAGATCAAGGTGTTTACATGGAACGAGTGAAGCAAATGATAGGAGAAAAAAGTAAGCGACTAAATGTTAACATAAATGATTTAAGAAGAAAGAATCCAGATCGAGCAAAGAATTTGCTGGATAATGCCTTTGAAGAGCAAATAGCGTTTCAAAGAGCGCTAAAGGAATATGTGTCGTCAATAGACCCAACATATGCAAAAGAACAGGAAGAATTTTTTGTTGCATTCTCTGGAAGTTTTGGTACTAAGCATGTCACACCAAGAAGTTTAACATCAAG GTACTTGGGTAATCTAATATGTGTGGAAGGAATAGTCACAAGGGTCTCACTGGTAAGACCAAAGGTAGTAAGAAGTGTTCACTACTGTCCTGCTACCAAAAAAGTTATGGAAAGGAAGTACACAGATCTTACGTCTTTTGAAGCTTTCCCAACTACTGCTATTTATCCTACTAAG GATGATGAAGGCAACCCCCTAGAAACTGAATATGGTTTATCCAGATACAAAGACCACCAGACCCTCACAGTTCAGGAGATGCCGGAGAAGGCTCCCGCTGGCCAGCTTCCAAGGAGTGTGGATGTGGTCTGTGATGATGATCTAGTAGATATGTGCAAGCCAGGAGACAGGGTTCAGATTGTGGGCAACTATAGATGTCTACCGTCAAAACAGGGCAGTTTTACAGCTGGTACTTTTAG AACTATCCTAATAGCCAACAACGTAACACAAATAAACAAGGAAATGAATCTCAACATCACACTAGAAGACATAAAGTTATGTAAGCGACTGGCCAAGCGCACAAATGCAGACATGTTTGAATTGTTAAGCAAGTCTCTAGCACCTTCGATACACGGACACGATTTTATTAAGAAAGCCATTTTATGTCAATTACTGGGAGGAATGGAGAAGATACTGCCTAATGGAACAAGATTAAGAGG TGACATCAACATTCTTCTCATTGGCGATCCATCGGTGGCCAAATCCCAACTCCTGCGGTATGTGTTGATGACAGCACCCAGAGCGATCACCACCACTGGTCGAGGGTCCTCTGGTGTTGGTCTCACTGCTGCTGTTACTACTGACCCAGAGACAGGGGACCGAAG ATTAGAAGCCGGCGCCATGGTGTTAGCGGACAGGGGTGTAGTGTGCATCGATGAGTTCGACAAGATGTCGGACATCGACAGAACGGCTATACACGAAGTGATGGAACAAGGGCGGGTGACGATCGCTAAGGCGGGGGTACACGCGGCGCTGAATGCGCGCTGCTCGGTGCTTGCTGCAGCTAACCCGGTTTATGGAAGG TATGACCAATACAAAACGCCAATGGAGAACATCGGGCTCCAAGACTCGTTGCTATCTCGTTTCGATCTGCTCTTCGTGATGCTGGACATCGCGGACGCGGACCATGATAACATGATCTCGGAGCATGTGCTGAGGATGCATCGATACag aaaTCCAAAAGAACAAGACGGTGAAGTGCTGCCAATGGGTTCGTCAGTGGACATGCTGTCAACAGAAAATCCTGATAATGATGATGTTGAG GACTCAACGGACTCAATATACGAAAAATACGACCCTCTCCTTCACGGCCGGACCCGCAACAAAAAGGACCAGTACTTCAGCACCAAGTTCATGAAGAAATACCTGCACATAGCCAAGCTGATGAAGCCCAAGCTGACCCAGGAGGCGTCTGATGCGATAGCTGATGAGTATACCAAGTTACGGAACCAGGATATGATGGAGAGCGATGTGGCCAGG ACACAACCAGTAACAGCTCGTACGTTAGAAACACTGATCCGTCTGGCCACAGCGCACGCAAAATGTCGTCTCAGTTTCCAAATAACAGAACTGGATGCGTTATGCGCTATTGAACTTGTTCACTTCGCTTACTTTAAACGG GTTCTAACAAAAGAAAAACGTCGCAAACGTCGCGCGTCATCAGGTGACGAAGCGTCGGATAATGAGACGACGCCCTCACAACCACGACCCAAACGATCGAGACGGACG CAGAAAGACGGCGAAGCAGATCCCTACGAGTTTTCTTCGGACGAAGAGGCAGAGACAGTACTTCGGAGGGCGCATACAGCCAGACAACCAGACGCAGAACCTAAGAAGAAACCCTCGCAAACCACTGTTATCGAGACCAATAG GTTAACAGAATTCAAGTCAGCGCTCCAACAACTATTCCGAGAAGAGCGAGCCAATTCCCTCCCGCTAGAGAGAATAACAATGTACGTGAATGAGAAGTATTCGCACGCGATATTCAGCTCTGGAGAGATCACAGCAGCCTTGGAGCGCATGACACAAGACAACCAAGTTATGATGGCTGACGATATTGTGTTTTTGATCTAG
- the LOC123694914 gene encoding DNA replication licensing factor Mcm3 isoform X2, which translates to MEDGDFDQRLRDLQREYLEFLDDEEDQGVYMERVKQMIGEKSKRLNVNINDLRRKNPDRAKNLLDNAFEEQIAFQRALKEYVSSIDPTYAKEQEEFFVAFSGSFGTKHVTPRSLTSRYLGNLICVEGIVTRVSLVRPKVVRSVHYCPATKKVMERKYTDLTSFEAFPTTAIYPTKDDEGNPLETEYGLSRYKDHQTLTVQEMPEKAPAGQLPRSVDVVCDDDLVDMCKPGDRVQIVGNYRCLPSKQGSFTAGTFRTILIANNVTQINKEMNLNITLEDIKLCKRLAKRTNADMFELLSKSLAPSIHGHDFIKKAILCQLLGGMEKILPNGTRLRGDINILLIGDPSVAKSQLLRYVLMTAPRAITTTGRGSSGVGLTAAVTTDPETGDRRLEAGAMVLADRGVVCIDEFDKMSDIDRTAIHEVMEQGRVTIAKAGVHAALNARCSVLAAANPVYGRYDQYKTPMENIGLQDSLLSRFDLLFVMLDIADADHDNMISEHVLRMHRYRNPKEQDGEVLPMGSSVDMLSTENPDNDDVEDSTDSIYEKYDPLLHGRTRNKKDQYFSTKFMKKYLHIAKLMKPKLTQEASDAIADEYTKLRNQDMMESDVARTQPVTARTLETLIRLATAHAKCRLSFQITELDALCAIELVHFAYFKRVLTKEKRRKRRASSGDEASDNETTPSQPRPKRSRRTKDGEADPYEFSSDEEAETVLRRAHTARQPDAEPKKKPSQTTVIETNRLTEFKSALQQLFREERANSLPLERITMYVNEKYSHAIFSSGEITAALERMTQDNQVMMADDIVFLI; encoded by the exons ATGGAAGACGGTGATTTTGATCAGCGATTAAGAGATTTACAAAGAGAATATTTGGAGTTTTTAGATGATGAG GAAGATCAAGGTGTTTACATGGAACGAGTGAAGCAAATGATAGGAGAAAAAAGTAAGCGACTAAATGTTAACATAAATGATTTAAGAAGAAAGAATCCAGATCGAGCAAAGAATTTGCTGGATAATGCCTTTGAAGAGCAAATAGCGTTTCAAAGAGCGCTAAAGGAATATGTGTCGTCAATAGACCCAACATATGCAAAAGAACAGGAAGAATTTTTTGTTGCATTCTCTGGAAGTTTTGGTACTAAGCATGTCACACCAAGAAGTTTAACATCAAG GTACTTGGGTAATCTAATATGTGTGGAAGGAATAGTCACAAGGGTCTCACTGGTAAGACCAAAGGTAGTAAGAAGTGTTCACTACTGTCCTGCTACCAAAAAAGTTATGGAAAGGAAGTACACAGATCTTACGTCTTTTGAAGCTTTCCCAACTACTGCTATTTATCCTACTAAG GATGATGAAGGCAACCCCCTAGAAACTGAATATGGTTTATCCAGATACAAAGACCACCAGACCCTCACAGTTCAGGAGATGCCGGAGAAGGCTCCCGCTGGCCAGCTTCCAAGGAGTGTGGATGTGGTCTGTGATGATGATCTAGTAGATATGTGCAAGCCAGGAGACAGGGTTCAGATTGTGGGCAACTATAGATGTCTACCGTCAAAACAGGGCAGTTTTACAGCTGGTACTTTTAG AACTATCCTAATAGCCAACAACGTAACACAAATAAACAAGGAAATGAATCTCAACATCACACTAGAAGACATAAAGTTATGTAAGCGACTGGCCAAGCGCACAAATGCAGACATGTTTGAATTGTTAAGCAAGTCTCTAGCACCTTCGATACACGGACACGATTTTATTAAGAAAGCCATTTTATGTCAATTACTGGGAGGAATGGAGAAGATACTGCCTAATGGAACAAGATTAAGAGG TGACATCAACATTCTTCTCATTGGCGATCCATCGGTGGCCAAATCCCAACTCCTGCGGTATGTGTTGATGACAGCACCCAGAGCGATCACCACCACTGGTCGAGGGTCCTCTGGTGTTGGTCTCACTGCTGCTGTTACTACTGACCCAGAGACAGGGGACCGAAG ATTAGAAGCCGGCGCCATGGTGTTAGCGGACAGGGGTGTAGTGTGCATCGATGAGTTCGACAAGATGTCGGACATCGACAGAACGGCTATACACGAAGTGATGGAACAAGGGCGGGTGACGATCGCTAAGGCGGGGGTACACGCGGCGCTGAATGCGCGCTGCTCGGTGCTTGCTGCAGCTAACCCGGTTTATGGAAGG TATGACCAATACAAAACGCCAATGGAGAACATCGGGCTCCAAGACTCGTTGCTATCTCGTTTCGATCTGCTCTTCGTGATGCTGGACATCGCGGACGCGGACCATGATAACATGATCTCGGAGCATGTGCTGAGGATGCATCGATACag aaaTCCAAAAGAACAAGACGGTGAAGTGCTGCCAATGGGTTCGTCAGTGGACATGCTGTCAACAGAAAATCCTGATAATGATGATGTTGAG GACTCAACGGACTCAATATACGAAAAATACGACCCTCTCCTTCACGGCCGGACCCGCAACAAAAAGGACCAGTACTTCAGCACCAAGTTCATGAAGAAATACCTGCACATAGCCAAGCTGATGAAGCCCAAGCTGACCCAGGAGGCGTCTGATGCGATAGCTGATGAGTATACCAAGTTACGGAACCAGGATATGATGGAGAGCGATGTGGCCAGG ACACAACCAGTAACAGCTCGTACGTTAGAAACACTGATCCGTCTGGCCACAGCGCACGCAAAATGTCGTCTCAGTTTCCAAATAACAGAACTGGATGCGTTATGCGCTATTGAACTTGTTCACTTCGCTTACTTTAAACGG GTTCTAACAAAAGAAAAACGTCGCAAACGTCGCGCGTCATCAGGTGACGAAGCGTCGGATAATGAGACGACGCCCTCACAACCACGACCCAAACGATCGAGACGGACG AAAGACGGCGAAGCAGATCCCTACGAGTTTTCTTCGGACGAAGAGGCAGAGACAGTACTTCGGAGGGCGCATACAGCCAGACAACCAGACGCAGAACCTAAGAAGAAACCCTCGCAAACCACTGTTATCGAGACCAATAG GTTAACAGAATTCAAGTCAGCGCTCCAACAACTATTCCGAGAAGAGCGAGCCAATTCCCTCCCGCTAGAGAGAATAACAATGTACGTGAATGAGAAGTATTCGCACGCGATATTCAGCTCTGGAGAGATCACAGCAGCCTTGGAGCGCATGACACAAGACAACCAAGTTATGATGGCTGACGATATTGTGTTTTTGATCTAG
- the LOC123694924 gene encoding protein Peter pan, producing the protein MGKRKGKCVKKNTATKQALEPEHVVKAPHSFVIHRGQCSKDLMDLTKDFRKIMEPFTASQLKERKKNTIKDFLSVSGYLHVSHMMVFTETELGSYMRLARLPRGPTLTFRIHNFSLSRDVVSSLRKQYVNARAFQNAPLIVLNSFSGEGMHMKLMATMFQNMFPTINITTVKLKNIRRCVLMNYNPATKLIDFRHYVIRAIPVGLNKGIKKMVQGKIPNLNRCKDISEFFDKAALLSESEFEDDANNQVTLPQSLASRGAAENSQSAIRLVELGPRMTLQLIKVEDGLMDGEVLFHELVEKTEEEKAFIKKKREEKRKLKEKRKSQQEENVKRKQKEKEELKQKALEGIKKKKELTENQRLMELAAAETQNGEEQEDDADYYRQEVGAEPEQDLFTPHPSRKRKSDDSEQPRGFKKMRLDKKLKKKYQGKQDNEGKADKFQGKNRFNNKDGGKFQGKKRFSDKEGGKFQGKRFPNKDGGKFQGRSQDSRNKNPRAFAGKFNKFNKFGNNKGNAGKSKGKQRK; encoded by the exons atgGGTAAACGTAAGGGAAAATGTGTTAAAAAGAATACAGCCACTAAGCAAGCGCTTGAACCAGAGCATGTAGTAAAAGCTCCGCATTCCTTCGTAATTCACAGAGGACAATGTTCAAAAGATCTCATGGATCTTACAAAagattttagaaaaataatggAACCATTTACTGCATCACAATTAAAG GAGCGAAAGAAAAACACTATTAAGGATTTCTTATCAGTGTCTGGATATCTGCATGTGTCACATATGATGGTATTCACAGAAACAGAGCTGGGTTCATACATGAGACTGGCTAGATTGCCCCGTGGACCAACACTTACTTTCAGGATTCATAAT tTCAGTTTATCAAGAGATGTTGTGTCATCGCTCAGAAAACAATATGTGAACGCCAGAGCCTTCCAAAATGCACCATTGATAGTTCTCAATAGCTTTTCTGGAGAAGGAATGCACATGAAACTCATGGCTACAATGTTCCAGAATATGTTCCCTACAATCAATATCACTACT GTAAAGTTAAAAAACATCAGACGCTGTGTTCTAATGAATTATAATCCAGCTACAAAGTTGATAGATTTTAGGCATTATGTGATAAGAGCAATCCCTGTTGGTTTGAACAAAGGAATTAAAAAG atggTGCAAGGAAAAATTCCAAACCTCAATCGCTGTAAGGATATATCAGAGTTTTTTGATAA GGCAGCACTTTTATCAGAGAGTGAGTTTGAAGATGACGCAAACAACCAAGTGACGCTACCACAGAGTTTGGCCTCCAGAGGTGCTGCGGAGAACTCACAGTCAGCAATTAGATTGGTAGAACTGGGACCAAGGATGACTTTGCAATTAATAAAG GTTGAAGATGGTCTTATGGATGGAGAGGTTCTATTCCACGAGCTTGTTGAGAAGACAGAAGAAGAAAAGGCATTCATTAAGAAGAAGAGAGAAGAGAAGAG GAAGCTAAAGGAAAAACGGAAATCACAACAAGAAGAGAATGTTAAACGGAAACAGAAAGAGAAGGAAGAGTTGAAACAGAAGGCTCTAGAAGGAATCAAGAAGAAGAAAGAACTGACTGAGAATCAAAG GTTAATGGAGTTAGCAGCGGCTGAAACTCAGAATGGAGAAGAACAAGAAGATGATGCAGATTATTACAGACAAGAGGTTGGAGCTGAACCCGAGCAag ATCTTTTCACACCACACCCatcaagaaaaagaaaatctgATGATAGTGAACAACCAAGAGGCTTCAAGAAAATGCGTCTGGACAAGAAACTCAAAAAGAAATACCAAGGCAAACAGGATAATGAAGGGAAAGCTGATAAATTTCAAGGgaaaaatagatttaataacAAAGATGGTGGAAAATTTCAAGGAAAGAAAAGATTTTCAGACAAAGAAGGTGGTAAATTTCAAGGCAAAAGATTTCCTAATAAAGATGGCGGCAAATTTCAAGGACGGAGTCAAGATTCTAGAAATAAAAATCCAAGAGCTTTTGCcgggaaatttaataaattcaataagttTGGGAATAACAAAGGAAATGCTGGGAAGAGTAAAGGAAAACAGAGGAAATGA
- the LOC123694951 gene encoding elongin-B, whose translation MDVFLMIRRKKLTIFTDAKDTTTVLELKKMIEGILKVAPPSQMLFNKDSQLMEDEKTLAEYGLTSVTAKAQCPAPIGLALRKENGEFEALDLTPYSSPPDLPDVMKSQETNGQEQMDQH comes from the exons atg GATGTCTTTTTAATGATTAGGCGAAAAAAGTTAACCATCTTCACAGATGCAAAGGATACAACGACTGTATTAGAACTGAAAAAAATGATTGAAG GTATTCTGAAAGTGGCACCGCCCAGCCAAATGTTATTCAACAAGGACAGTCAGTTGATGGAGGATGAAAAGACCTTAGCTGAATATGGTTTGACCTCTGTGACTGCTAAAGCACAATGCCCTGCTCCTATCGGACTTGCTCTaag GAAAGAAAATGGTGAATTTGAAGCCCTGGATCTGACCCCATACTCCTCACCGCCAGACCTGCCAGACGTCATGAAGTCCCAGGAGACGAACGGTCAAGAACAA ATGGATCAGCATTAA
- the LOC123695179 gene encoding uncharacterized protein LOC123695179 produces the protein MKAALIARGSTCQWTDELPTVLLGLRTAIREDNNLSPAMMTYGTTLRMPSDFFVPTRTGIEDADYVKRLTETMAILTPTKRSPANRATFIYKDLSTCTHVFIRNDTVRAPLTPPYDGPYEVLKRYDKYYQIQLPLRTTVVSIDRLKPAYILNEEVEGMASTAVASTPTPTSDTSSVPATDYNTDKARPYTTRSGRVVKKNVRFA, from the coding sequence ATGAAAGCCGCGCTCATAGCTCGCGGCAGTACTTGTCAATGGACAGACGAACTACCGACAGTACTGCTGGGTTTACGCACAGCTATAAGAGAAGATAACAACTTGAGTCCAGCTATGATGACCTACGGCACTACACTGCGCATGCCCTCCGATTTCTTCGTGCCTACACGGACGGGCATTGAAGACGCTGACTACGTGAAACGCCTGACAGAAACTATGGCTATACTCACACCGACTAAACGATCCCCCGCAAATCGagcaacatttatttacaaggaTTTGTCTACGTGTACTCATGTATTCATACGGAACGATACAGTTCGAGCACCACTCACTCCGCCGTATGACGGCCCTTATGAAGTACTGAAGCGCTACGACAAGTACTACCAAATACAGTTACCACTTCGGACTACAGTAGTATCAATTGACAGACTCAAGCCTGCATACATATTAAACGAAGAGGTTGAAGGTATGGCAAGCACAGCAGTAGCATCTACACCTACACCTACGAGTGATACGTCGTCAGTTCCTGCTACAGACTACAACACGGACAAGGCACGTCCCTACACTACAAGAAGTGGACGCGTCGTCAAGAAAAATGTTCGCTTCGCTTGA